CACTCGTGGGAGCATAGGGCAAAAAAGCCTGCtatgtaaaatgaaacaagatggaaataaggatttatttttttttcttacagtgaaTGAATTGCACCATATTCCTGCCTAATGGAACGTTACTGTAAGAGTGGATTTCACTCTTTTAGCAAAAATGCCTAAGACCTACTAAATGCATCATTTAAACGCAttgatagaaaaaaatcaagtaataatatttcaagatttcattctctttttcatgACTGAGCATTCTCCCTTTCTACAGGGTaagagtttttcatttttaagagtcaatctcatttttcagaaacaaaattctgGACACATTAACATTGCAGTGTTGCGACAGTGAAGGGCTGTAATGCATTAATCACTACATTACCCATCCTGCTGCCCCTCATCCAACCTGCTCCACAGTACCAGTGCTATACAACCACCCCTTGAAATCCCTTGATTTTATATTATCACAATGGTAAGGAAAGAATATTCTCTATTTTAGCGCAAGTCTTTTATGCATtacatttctctgccttttcttctatCATCCTAGCTGGGCTGACATCATTATATATTAGGTTCAGGTACTCCGTACCCTTTAACGATGTTAGGTCCAACACAGAAATTAAACCACATTTCTCAGCAAACATAAAACAATGGCTATTTTCAAGCTAAGGCTACTTTCAAATGCTCACTTTAAGTAACAGAAAAAGCCATGCTTCCAAACAGGAACATTAGAAAAAACCTCATGCTTTCACCAAATGCAGGACAGTAAATTCAGATTATCTACTCTGGGTTTACATTTTTGTTGTAATGGACAGTTTTAGGTCCTATGTTAATTATAGGTAACTGAAATGCCGAGGGACAGGAGATGTATAGCAATACACAggaatgaaatttattttcgTATGTTTCTAAAAGCATGCTTTGTGTTAACTTGCATTACAAAAACTAATGTTCCATGAAATAGAAGAACAGTTCTCAAAAGAATACATCACAATGATGGTCACTTCTCTACTTTGTAGCCAGGTGTATTTCATTTCTGGTTCCTGTTGCAAGTTTACTTAAAACACATCTCCTAATTATAAAACTTAAACACGTAAAGTCTTCCTTGCCATGTTTCCATATAGGCCTCTGTGGGTTTCTCATCCAGACCTCCCTCCAGGGCATGGTAATCCACAGGCACCGCTCTCACCTTTTCCCTCAAGAACTGAACCCTCTTCTCAAACACAACACTCAAGAAATCAAATAAGCAGCTAAGAAAACCAGTCCATTTGGTAGCACCTTTGTAGTTACCTGCAAGTATTAACAGCCTTTTTCATAACTACTTCACCGCAGAAGAGGGAACAGTAGGGACAGTTTATTAAACCACTGCATTTAGAGAGCCTCCTGAAGACAGGAGCCCTGCGAGGCAGCCAGCCCACCCCGGGCCCGTGGCTCCGCGCCCACCCGGGCACGGGGGATGCCGCCGCCAGGCACCACACTCAGCCGTGGGGCGGCCCGACCCCTACCAGAAACACACGACCAGCTCAGACAAGACACGAGCGGCCAGCGGGACCTGACTTCATTTTTAACAGCAGGTGGAGAGCTGCTGCCGCCACCGCCTGCGGCAGGCAGCGCGGCTGAGGCCCTCAGCCGCCCTCCCCGCCGCGCCCGGGCCCCGCCACGGAGCCGCCCTCTTCCTCCGAGCCCCACGGCAGGGAGAAGACGCCCCGACCCCCGCAGGAAGGGCCGCAGGCGGGGGGGTGCCGGTAGCCAGGTCCGCCCCCGCGCCACGGGCCGCCGGCCCAACGGCTGCCACGCTCCCCATCGCGGGCGCAGCCTcagagggggggaagggggtgggtgaaggagaggagtgggaagaaaCAAGCActtacacacacacgcacgcgcACAGAGGGGGTAGGGCAGGGGGTTATTTATAGCCCAGCTGCTAATTTGGGAAACGGGATAACGCGCCCCGCGGAGCGCGGCACTTGCCGCCAGGACTCACCCCATCCCGCAGAGAGGCGCCGGCCCCTTTAAAACCACAGGAGACTCCTCCCTCccgccctcctcctctcccgccGGGAGCCCTCTGGCCCACCAATCAGCGGCAGTGACGCAACTCGGGCTGCCGGTAGCCAATGGGCGGGCCGCTTAGTGACCGGAGGGGAGGCGAGGAAGCAAGatggaagcagcaggagaggcagcGGCGGTGTCCGCTGAGGAGCTGCGGGCCCCGGCCGCCTTCGTGgcttccctgcagcctgagatgGCCGCCACTGCCGCCGTGGTGCTGCCGGAGCGGCTGCAGCGGCGGGAAGCGGAGCGGCAGCAGGGCGTGGAACGGCAGCGGCAGAAGAAGGAGGCGCAGGTAgtgaaggaggagcagagcgAGTTCTTCGTGGCCGCCTTCGCCCGGGAGCGAGAGGCCGTGGAGGCGCTCCTGGCGGCGGGGCCGCTAGAGGAGGCGGCCGTCCGCCTGCAAgggctgcagaagctgctgaccGAGAGCGTGCGGTTCCTGGCGCCCTACGAGGTGCGGCAGGGGCAGGAGGCCGTGGCGCGGCTCCAGGGGGACCTGGCGGCCCGGCgtcagcagctgcagcccaagAAGAAATTCGCCTTCCGGGCCCTCAAGAAAGAAGCGGCTCCGGGCAGCGAACCGCGCCCCGCGGAGCCCGCCCGGCCTGCagccgccccgccggcccctgGCCACGGCCCAGCCGAAGGGGAGTCGAGCGGCCCGCCGCTGTGCGGGTTCAGCGGCGCCGAGGACGAGGAGCTGGAGCTCGGCCCcgctgagctgctgcagcgcGACGTGGTGCTCTCCGAGCTGCGCGGCTGCCGGGTGCGGCTCCGCGGCAACGCCAACACGCTGCGGGTGCGGGACTGCCGGGGCTGCACCGTGCTCTGCGGGCCCGTTTCCACCTCCGTGCTGGTGGACGGCTGCAGCGATTGTCTCCTGGTGCTGGCCTGCCAGCAGCTCCGCACCCATCGCACCCGCAACAGCCGGTTCTATGTCCATGTTACCAGCCGAGCTGTAATCGAGGACTGCACTAAGGTCTCCTTCGCCCCCTACGCCTGGAGCTATGCTGGTATCGAGAGGGATTTCGAGTCTTCTGGGCTGGACAGGAACAGAAACAACTGGAACCTGGTGGATGACTTTGACTGGCTGGTGGCTGACAAGCCTTCACCCAACTGGAGTCTGATCCCTGAGCAGGAAAGAATCAGCTGCTGGGACTGACTGGAGAGGCAGCTTTGTGCTCAGCAGCAAATCCTCATGTAAACACATTGATTGATTGATTCATAAACTGTGGGACTTCATCCCCAATATGCCATTAAATGATTCCATTTGGTATTTAAATTGTGTATTACAATGTAtgactggatttttttggttgaaGAATACCAGTCAAATATAGTTTACTATTCTTACACAAGTTGCTGCTATAATCTTTATGTATCACTGTGGAATATTGCCAACTACTGCAGTACCTCATTGCTGAGTTTTTCTAATGAAGGTGGGGCGAGAGGTGCTGATACACAGCCAACAGTGAGCCTGTGTTAGAGCTGTTGTGCAGCTTTCACTCACCCAGGCAGAATCTGAATTAGCTGCAAGTAGTACGAGCtgtactgaaatggaaaaatcaaataccagatttttgtcatatttttgtGGTTCTCAAATTGCAGGCAACAGTACATGATCTCTTAGGTAGTATGGGAGAAGACTTTTGTGAGATAATGGGAACAAAAGGTTAATTTAAAGGAGGAGTTTGTAACTGAACAGTGTAGCAGACCAAGATGAATCCTAGACTATGATATAATTATGAGCCAGCTTCTGCTGATGTGGGTGAAACCTGTAAGTTGTCTTTTCCTTTAGACTTACCTCACTTGAAATTAAAGCCTAAATGGAGTCTTCTAATGAACATTAATGCTTTCCTAATATATTAACAATTGTTTGAAGTCAACAAACCTGTAGAGGCTATATAAATATTAAACCTTTACAGTGTGAAAATATTACGTGAAAGGATGCCTCTATAAAGGTTTTAACCTGAGATGgataaaaatgaatgctttgaGTATACTTTCAGGGGCATACAGTAAGTGCTGATTAACATTACAGAAGCTATGtaaactgctctgctgcactcTGAAACTTCAGGGGAGAGATGTTCAGGGTACCCTACTAGTTGTTTCGTCTGTCTGCCAGACAGCAGGCTTTGTGGTGCTGTGAGCTTCATTTACAGCACCCTGCTACTGCATAAGTGCAGTGTTGATAGTCAGTAAAACAGGAAGATGAGGTGCTATATTCTAGTTCCAAAATTGCATGTTATCTTGCACAAAGTACACAGTAATTTCAGTCCCATTTCTTCACTCCCACTAAATAAAAAGTAGGAGCATTATGGAATACAATGTTTCTACAATGCATTGTTAGTGGTGGTAAAGTGACCGCTATCCATACATAAAGTATAGTAGTTATAGGTTTCCAAAACCACTCCTTGTGATGTTTTTGTAAGAAATCATTGTTTATCTTGCCTAACAATCAGCTTAGagttgtatttaaaaactgcaaaatatttatgctgCCCTACCATCATATATGTGCCTCTAACAGAAAGTGAATACTAGCTGAACCATCACAAACTGCATCATTGCTGTAAGTACTTGAAACTTCACTTGAGTACTTGACTGGTTTTGAGCAGAAAATCTTTTTATCTAAATTGTTTTCAGCATATTTaaaaggggggaagaaaagagaaaccttatatatttttcacaactttcagttttgtttactTCTGTTAATGTATACTTTTTGAATtggattttgcatttcaaatatatttgttttaaattgtttcagttGTCCCTTTCCTAATGATTCTTCTTTGCATTAACAGCATCAtaaaatgatttaaagaaaacaccTTTAGTCTTGCTTTA
The DNA window shown above is from Grus americana isolate bGruAme1 chromosome 3, bGruAme1.mat, whole genome shotgun sequence and carries:
- the TBCC gene encoding tubulin-specific chaperone C, coding for MEAAGEAAAVSAEELRAPAAFVASLQPEMAATAAVVLPERLQRREAERQQGVERQRQKKEAQVVKEEQSEFFVAAFAREREAVEALLAAGPLEEAAVRLQGLQKLLTESVRFLAPYEVRQGQEAVARLQGDLAARRQQLQPKKKFAFRALKKEAAPGSEPRPAEPARPAAAPPAPGHGPAEGESSGPPLCGFSGAEDEELELGPAELLQRDVVLSELRGCRVRLRGNANTLRVRDCRGCTVLCGPVSTSVLVDGCSDCLLVLACQQLRTHRTRNSRFYVHVTSRAVIEDCTKVSFAPYAWSYAGIERDFESSGLDRNRNNWNLVDDFDWLVADKPSPNWSLIPEQERISCWD